The Arachis ipaensis cultivar K30076 chromosome B05, Araip1.1, whole genome shotgun sequence nucleotide sequence TTTTAGAAATggaatattttaataatttgtaACTCGTGTTAAAGGAAAGTGTTCTTTTCATATGGCTAAGATGATCAaaccaaaaaaagaaattaaatttaaaaaatcagaATTGAGACTGAAAAAACATTGTGAAAAATAATAACAAGAATAACACAATGACATATGTTAACAAAAAAAGATTAAACACAATCTTACTTGATTTTTGTAATATATCAAAACTAATAATTCCAAAAAATTAGTTTCGTTTTTTAAAGGTTTAGGGATATTATGAATTTGTTTGAATGTATTAAATTATTTTTGCTATATAATTCAGTTTTGATACATAACAAGAATAGAATTAATGTACTTAATTGTTAATTCAGTTTTCATATATAACAAGAAGTAAATAAAAAGGATTGTTTTTAAtgtaattattttattaacatattttattGTGATGTTTATAAATTATATCGCAAACTTTTTTCAgtttaacttatttttcattttataaatTTAATGGAAGTAGAAGTTAAATTAAAGTGGATAGGTTGTTATTTTTAATCTCCGGAATGCTAGCAAAATTAAACTACATCTCATATAGAAAAGCATATATGTTAAAacagaaatagactaaaaacacAAGCACAAGCACCTCATTttgcgtttggtaaattaaaaagctcaagtGCTTGTGTTTGCAGCTTTTAAAAGTTAGAggtgcttttgaaagcacctaacaaggagcttttcaaagttgacttgtgctttttaaaatttaaaagtctaatataacctcatatgttaactaattttcaattttaatgcttgcatttatgtctattatagtatttttaaattttaaaagctattttaccaaatgcaattgttgttgcttgtgtttattgaaagctattttttaatttaatttaccaaacataaatgctacaaTTTTTATAAAGccatcttttaaaagttagcttttataagatatttttgaaaagtaaaaactttaccaaactaagcctaaATTAGTTCGTTGTTCTTCATGCTAAGAAGAAAATGATGAGATTGAAACAAGGATAAACACTAGAGAATTCGATTACAATAAGCATGGATAACAGTATTCTAAATGTAACAAAATGTAATTTTTGTTAATTAGCATTGAAAGCGACATCTTTTCTGGCGTCTGATTCAACCACGGAGTACCTTCCCTTAGTGAACATAGTACCAGTCGTTTGTCCGCAAACACCGTCGGGTCTCAACATTACGCAGACCAAACCCACTCACTTGCCGGCTGTAGGAAATCACACAGATCTAGAATCGCCGCCAACCACAGGTGGTTACTACAGAGCTTCCTCAAAAAACTAGTAACTCCCacccatttattttttatttgcccGATCAGTTCATATTGCATGCAAACTTTTGAGACTCACGGTGTGTCGATCAGCTCCCCGTCTTTTCTCTCAAAGTTACAAGCTGTCTAACATAGTCTTTTTCATTTTAAATGTGGAGTGAGTTGGTAATTTAACAAACTGCTAAAAGACAAAAATTTACAAGTAACTTGATCGTATATGGAGTTCTAAAACTCCAATACCGTACCATGGCACACGTGAAACGTTTCCTATATCATAATATTATTGGTAAATATTAATATTGGtgtcttctatttatactttGTTATTTTATCTTCCtcgtttatttattttacaacaaaaaATCCTAATTTTACCCTCTCATATTTTCATCCCACACCCACAGCCACACCCACAGCCACACCCAGTCACCCACACCCTTCCTTTTCCCTCAGCAGCCACCGAAATCCCCCTCCCCTCACAACACCCTGAtgcacaaacacacacacacgacGCCATACATACGCGCagaaagaagagaaggaaaggaagaagaggACAACGCCGGCAGAGGGGCATCGTCGTCGCCGTCGTCGTCGTTGAGGGAAACTGAGGAAGAAGACGCGACCCAGTGACACGCGAGGAAGAGGGAAGAGCTGTCGCTGCCATCACGCCTTGCTGCTGCCAGCTCTGTCGCGTCTGTCGTCGCCATTGGTTGAGTTCGTCGCCGTCCTTGTCGCTGCTCTGGAAGGAAGAGAGCGCGCGAGAGATCAGAGAAGGAAGAGAGGATGACGGCGCTTTTCAGTGGGGGAGGAAGAACTGCGGCGAGGAAGGGGAGCAGGAGTCCGTCGCCGTCATTGCCGAGCTGCCGTCGACGTTCCACACCGCCGTTGAAGTCAGCCTCATCGCCGTGGAACCCGTCGGAAGCTGCTGCCGTCGTTGTTTGGGTCTGACCGAAGGAGAGGTGGTGACTGTGGTAGATGTTGGCGCTGCTGCTTGCGGCAACAAGCGTCGCCGCTGAAGCTCTCTGCCTTCGTTATGCTCTTTAGAAGTCATCATTGGAGCTGCAGTTGCACCATTCCTTGGTTCTTCTCTAAGTACAGTAAGTTGTTTTGTTCCAAAAATTCTTTTAGTCACTGTTCTGTTATATGTTGTTGAGGTTTTTCGGCGTAATTGCTATTGAGTTGAGTTTCTGTTCTTGCATGTCACGATTAGAGTTGCTATTATTGCTGCGAAAGCAGAATGGAGTTGTGGTTGCAGCTGTAGCTGTTGCAGGCCTGGAGAAAAAGGGGGTTTTGACGGGTTGTTTTTGTGAGTTTCGACGACTTGAGGTAGGGATTTTTTTCTTAAaactcattttatttttaattgttacaAGTCAATATTAATGcaaaaaatgtatttttatgatttcGTAAGTCTTATGGATTAAAATGAGCTATTTTGGATGAATGGAGTTGTTTGCTTGATGGATATATTAATTGTTTGAGAAGGTTGTATAATCTGGTTAATTGATTGATTTTGTTGAGCAGGTGATTCTTGAGTTGGTCTCTTGATTTACTGGAATTGATTGGCTGTTGAAATTTGTTATGTTGATTCCTTGATTTAGTGTTGGATTgaaattggtttgattttgaaatggtttgaCATCAAAAATGTTTGATATTTGGAAATTTGGATTGTGTTTTATTGggaaatgatttggttttgaatccATTGAAAATGGTTGAAAAATGGTttgtgtaatacccggtctaaccgaaattaattaaataataagttaaataggagcgaatatggttggaagatttggcaattggaatttgataatttaaatatgatatttggattcagtgaatttttccgagtcggaaaacatagttttctgcgtaaaagcgcgcagtggaattttgaccggcagtaccggctcagatctgtctggtactacagctgaaaaaattgattatgagtaaatgagattaagaaatgaggaattataattagggaaggtagaaatatttaaagtacgatttagagcgctaatcttaaaggttttggcccaaaattgggacaacggacaaaaataagtgaaccgagCCTAAGAAAAATTGGGCCGGAGgtcgtgaattttgggccggaggccggaaagaggtaagaaaggtaagtgatgtgtgcattgtatgatgacataagtgattggatgaatttccggtaatgaatatatgaatgattgggttggttattgaataataaggtttgaggagttgaagtgtggaatttggtaaatTTAGGGGAAATTAtatagatgaggtatgtttggttttggttgagacatattatgtggtcatatatgtgattatgactattgatgccttgatggtatgatgatgcattagagatatgtatgttgtgatatatgcttgaggaatgattaaggttgatttgtgggtgaaaccacgtgatagtgagtatgatattgattatgtataatgatggttgattggaaatagtgttgttgaaatttggcatAAGGAAGAGTGTATGATATGtaaatgtgtttgagtttgagaaagtgtcaatgtgtgagttgaggagggttgatgttgattttagtatattttgattgatttcaaagaaagggatgaaattggcatgttttggttgattttgaaaagagttgaaaatggcttgttttgaaaatggcaccttgtggttttgtatgaaaacatggtttttgggcatattttgatgggacataacctggactacAGACCTCCGTTTTctaccaaatctgtttagaaatgaaattggatctgggatgtccatgccgttcgaagaacgggtgaaaaatgatttaaaatgaggaagttatgaccgtcggaagattgggggttgaatctgtaaattctgcagcttttaacttagaaaatttttagcagaacgaccctacgcgcgtaggcgcacttgacgcgtgcgcgccattcttccagaaagcaccatccacgcgtgcgcgtggtatgcgcgggcgcgtcgatgcgctgcaccatatgcccagctattttccagagagttgtgccagagttgtgccagttttgtgcctgggcgcaagagcacccacgcgtacgtgtggttgACGCTTGCGCGctgtttggatatttttcaacccgcgcgttcgcgcgtatgacgcttgcgcgtcgatgagtttttggccatctgcgcgtgcgcgtggagtgcgcgtacgcgtggccctgttttcatgccaaagttcatttttgagtttttaaaggcaaatctcatacttctaagcctccgatttcaccccttatgtattaaatcattatgatatgcctagaaatgagaaaggagctaggggatgtggtaacttgcgagtgaagcaaggggaaaagttatgatcaatgatgatNNNNNNNNNNNNNNNNNNNNNNNNNNNNNNNNNNNNNNNNNNNNNNNNNNNNNNNNNNNNNNNNNNNNNNNNNNNNNNNNNNNNNNNNNNNNNNNNNNtccaggttaatgtttgagatttgataacagtgatgattgcttctaaactgaacgaatgtatgttttgagatcttgggtagtagcaagggttgtggttcgtcccacttgctccaggagaGAGATTGagaccctgggtagtagcaagggttgtggtttgtcccccttgctccaggtcagagattgtgacgcctgggtagtagcggtagtagtggtgattctactcgctccaggttgagcttttagacacccgcctgggtagtagccgcagtagtgattatttcactggctctgggttgagcgggcagtagcaagggggttatagctcaaacctacttgctctgcaagggtgtttctgtccaatggttagctaccaggacatgtcgggttggctatataaccgacagatgatatcatcagccataggacatgcattcatcatttgcatatgtttgaattttttGGGTTTtccatttgttttggatttctacatcatatatgccatgttacctgactatatgctacttgttctacttgtaccNNNNNNNNNNNNNNNNNNNNNNNNNNNNNNNNNNNNNNNNNNNNNNNNNNNNNNNNNNNNNNNNNNNNNNttgcctatagaggctctcatgtttccttcgggagagattaggatatactgttatCAACTACTTTCATAATGtatcctagccggcctaaacttcgcgggtcgcgactagtggctatttacttatgttatatatatctatctattatctatctcttaatctcctctacgccttgtccgtataacATTTTCGGCTCcgcggtttatcttttgttgtcgaaacgtgagtgatacgtcttcgcaattttatttctactcttttcaggcttctcgattaatactcctttcgaaagtacctatatttatttattaaaaatcctcctgagagtcgtaccaccgtaatatcattgacttatgactcgagcataaggatttgcatattagggtgttacagtttggatgggacccgagaaTGGTAAAGTCCGAGTTTAGAgttgctgccaaaatttttataagcATTTAGTGAAATTTAATAATTGAGAATTTAATTATTTTGGGTTTTGATTAGTTATGAAAGGAAGTTGAAGTTGATTTAGAGTTGGCCTTTAGTGGCTTTAACCTAACCTGAATATATCAGAATTTATTGCAAATATGCTTTCGTAGGTGATTTTATATTTCAAGATCTTAAGTGCAATCTCAATACAAACTGTTTTTCATTGGATCTTGGTGGATCTGTCCATTTTCATACATATTAGGAAATTGTGTTGTACACATAGATCGAGTTTACCGACAAAAAAAATATTGAGATTATTCACCTTAATGCATCCATCAAATGTAATCACACTACAGAAAAANNNNNNNNNNNNNNNNNNNNNNNNNNNNNNNNNNNNNNNNNNNNNNNNNNNNNNNNNNNNNNNNNNNNNNNNNNNNNNNNNNNNNNNNNNNNNNNNNNNNNNNNNNNNNNNNNNNNNNNNNNNNNNNNNNNNNNNNNNNNNNNNNNNNNNNNNNNNNNNNNNNNNNNNNNNNNNNNNNNNNNNNNNNNNNNNNNNNNNNNNNNNNNNNNNNNNNNNNNNNNNNNNNNNNNNNNNNNNNNNNNNNNNNNNNNNNNNNNNNNNNNNNNNNNNNNNNNNNNNNNNNNNNNNNNNNNNNNNNNNNNNNNNNNNNNNNNNNNNNNNNNNNNNNNNNNNNNNNNNNNNNNNNNNNNNNNNNNNNNNNNNNNNNNNNNNNNNNNNNNNNNNNNNNNNNNNNNNNNNNNNNNNNNNNNNNNNNNNNNNNNNNNNNNNNNNNNNNNNNNNNNNNNNNNNNNNNNNNNNNNNNNNNNNNNNNNNNNNNNNNNNNNNNNNNNNNNNNNNNNNNNNNNNNNNNNNNNNNNNNNNNNNNNNNNNNNNNNNNNNNNNNNNNNNNNNNNNNNNNNNNNNNNNNNNNNNNNNNNNNNNNNNNNNNNNNNNNNNNNNNNNNNNNNATTAAGGCGGTTTTAAAGAACCGCCATATTATCGAGTCATTATGGCAATTTTTCCTACTGCCTTAGATGGTTTTATATATTTTGGCGGTTCTGATGATTATGGCgattttgaaccgccgttttcacgcacatataaaaagagaaaaattgcAATCCCTGGCTCATTCAACGCCGTTCTTCCTTTTAGCTAGGGCTTCTATCCTCTCTGAACATACAACACTCTCATTTCCTCAGTGTAAAGAAGCTCTCCGACAACGCCTTCTTCCTTCTAGGGCTTCTCCTCTCTCCGCCGGTTACGATCTCTCCAGGTACCTCTCCTTCTCAAGTTAAACTGAAACCGAAACCGAAATGCTGTTTTCGTACATAGAGAAGCCGAAATCGAAACTGAtgctattttattttgttttttcttttgtgcTGTGGAGACGAAGATTCCGGCGAGAGGCAAGGCTCTGGTGGCTACTGACCTCAGCATTTCGATTCCAGAAGGCACCGATTCCTTTGTTTTTGTTTGGGTTAGGATTTCAAAATTGCTTTTGGTGCTGATTTTTGGGGTTTCTGTTTCTCTGCAGCTCTGTTAGGGATTTTTGGGTCTTCCGTTGAAGCATTGGATTGACGTTGGTGCGGGGGTGATTGACGACGATCTCAGGTCCTCTTTCGC carries:
- the LOC107640529 gene encoding deoxyuridine 5'-triphosphate nucleotidohydrolase-like isoform X2; the protein is MIMAILNRRFHAHIKREKLQSLAHSTPFFLLARASILSEHTTLSFPQCKEALRQRLLPSRASPLSAGYDLSSAVETKIPARGKALVATDLSISIPEALLGIFGSSVEALD